Below is a window of Rhea pennata isolate bPtePen1 chromosome 2, bPtePen1.pri, whole genome shotgun sequence DNA.
AAGTATAGCACATCATTTGTCCCTTACATTTTGAAACATTCTCGGGAAATGTTCTGAATGCTACTGACAATATAGCGAAACTCGGTCAGCCTTAGCTCATCAGTTTcaccacatttaaaaaaaaaaatcagatatctCCACTCTAACCTCTGCTTTCAGGAGCAAACATTTGGCAGTcaatatctggaaaaaaaaacatgtagaaaacaagcaaaaaaatttttttgcaagtttttatATTGGCAAGTGCTGGAGCTCTGTAAAAGTGACACAGCACAAACTGAACAAAAGCAGGACATCGCTGCTGCAGAAGCGAGCTATTCGAATAGGATTCAGCAGCaaggtttttaaaatgtgcattttaattaGAACTCATTTGAAGCACAACCGATCAAAACAGTGATAATGAGAGAAGCCTAATTAATTTTTGTCTAAGTAACGAAGTCTCATTATAAAGTGGTCTTTGGAAGAAAAGGATTTGGGATGTTAAAAACATGGTGTTTGTAATGAGAATCAATACTGTTGGGAGCCTGGAAGCAAGACCTAAAGGTTTCACAGGACTACAGCAGCCACTGTATTAAtcttttaacaggaaaaagtaaCCCTACTGAGATGAGACATCCCATTTACAGCCGAGTTCTGAGCAGCTACCATTGGCAAAGATATTAAAACACAATCAAACAGAATGGcatattataaaacaaatataaatacaattaaaacCAGATTAAGTAAAAGATCAAAGCCATCTcaaaaaatgcagtttccagGGAGTTCAGGGTTCAGGCggcagaggaggagcagaagCGTGGAGATATGGAGCATTTCTAAGCGCTGAGGAACCTGCTAGATCCTAAGCACCAGTGAAGAATTacagtgctggagcagggggagAGCTGATGCCAGGTGGTTATAGACAAGGAAAACTGTGGCTTTTGAACAAAAGAATTATTGCAACATTTAAATAACCACGGCATTTGAAAAGACGAGCAGCAAGCGTAATACTCCCTCAGTTCCTACCTGAGAGGTAACGGCTGCTCTGTAAGCAAGTGCTGTAAGTGGGTCAGGAACGGGGCTACTCCAGCAGACCTCTCATGCCAGAAAAGATCAGTGGTAAAGCCTCACGTTTGCATTACTACCTCCCTCTAAGCATCACATCTCAGTAACAGAGAGAGCAAATTCCAGCAAACACATAAACCACTATGTGAACAATGCTGAATGAAGCATCGTTTTATATGTGCCTTGCTATGTATGCATAAATAGAGGTTAACTGCTCTGGGAAAACTCacctgattttctttctcagtagagTGACAGACACCGCTCATGGCCGTATCTGGAGCTGTACTACCAAAGGTGAATGTTTTCCCTAAGATCCTTGTGTCTAATCTCTTACAAGCCATATCATCTCtgttccctcccctctccccccaaccCAATACTATGCCATGGCTACTCTTAACGCCTGGCCAAAGCACTACCCAGGTTTCTTAAATGAGAGGGGAGTGAGGGGTTACCCATGAACCACAGCCTGAAAGTTCATTTTTGAATCAAACTTTCCAGCTCAGGAACTTGGGGCCATTGCTTATCAGCCACGTGGTCAGTGTTCCTCGCTATCAGGGCAGAGAGAGTCACCCACAGCCAGTGCTCCAGACAAGACTGAGGTCTTGAAGGAACCTGCCATCACTAATGCTAATGGCTCAGATCAGTAGCCTGGACTGGTCACTACCACGAGTGACAGGCAAGAGCTCTGACACTGCTGCCTTCTCTACTGGGAACCATCCTCTGGCAGAGAGACAGGGCAGAAGCCTCTGAAATCACCCGTGCTCATCACCAGAGCACGTAAGTCAGAACGTCGACGTAACATCCTCATCAAACGCTCCCTTCGGAGAGCCTTCCCACACGTTTAAAGCACCGACTCCCTCCTCTGACTCCAAATGATGGGCAAGCTGGTTGCCAGCAACAAATCGATGAGGAAGACGGACAGGTAAGTACTCGCTGTCTTACAGAAGGCCCAgttcaaggagaaaataaattcaacagGAGACAAATGCATTTCATGGTTTTTAATAATTCTGTGCCATGGTTTAACCACAGCATATTAAGAACAAgcataaaatctgtatttaaaactaACAACAGCACTTAGAGCAAcatcttccttttaaaagtaTTGCAATAACAGACCTTAGGTCTAAAAACTAGGACATCACCATTTGCTCAATTAAAAGAGTCAGATACACAACAGTTGAAATCTTTTCCTGTATATAACTGGGAGTTACGGTGGAAAATAAGCAACAAATTAATTgtgttaaaaggaaaataaaaaattcttttaaagcaaGCCAGGTTTGTGATAGCTTCACATGAACAGCTACTGAGAAATTCCAATATAGTTGTAAAAAGacttattattttaatagatttgTTTTcacaataataaaattaaaaagaaagattaaatattCTTGATAGTGCTGTACATATTTCAGAATAACTTGAAacaaaatggacaaaaaaataagaaacatgtCAAAAATGTGATCTTGAAAGCCACAATgttggaaatacaaaaaaatccatacagCAATAAAGCATTTTACACTGTAAAATAACTAGCAAGAAACAACAAAGAAAGGGTCAACACTCTGAAAGCAGGCATTTGATGGTAAATTTTAGGTATAACAGCCCAACTGATGTGCATGCCATCATGAAATGCTCTGAGCACAGCAACATTGGGCAGTTGACAGCTCTACAAAGATCAAATCCCTAACAACGCCTACATCGTCCTTGTACTGTAAATAGAAAAAGGTGGTTAAAGAGTATTAAGGTGAATGTTCTTGGTTTATTTTTGCTGTCCAGCTCTATGATGCCTGAGGCTCTCATAACTtctggttttacttttttttttaaatgacgGTTACCTGCTGTGGTTTGAGGTAAATGGCAAAGGGTGAACACACAGCTGTGAATACACTGAATAGATACCCTACTCTTTCCACTGCAGCTTCAAAGCAAATTAGTGCCTTTCAAGGGAAACATCCTCATGTTTGGTCCACTCAGTATGCAAGTTTTGTTATTACAACTCATATCCTAGATTGCTCCTGCGCAAGGTTTACTTGGTACAGATCCATCCTAGTCAAGGCCGcggttttgtttgttttctttccttcacgCACAGAAGCTGTACTGCAGTGCAAACAGAAACACGAAAATGGGCAGCAAGGCGTCCTTGCAAAACAATTACTCTGTGCCCTGACAAACAATAAACAAGTTAACAAATGACGGTCATAAAATACTCGACTGTGGTGCACGCTTACTGATAAAACAGCACGATACACAGAGGGATGGATACAAGCTACCTGTAAGGGCTTGCTGATGTAGAACTGGCCATAAAACTCacacatttctttaaaacaaagaaaacaaacctacCATGATCAACATTCAGACACAGGAGGCCTGCGAGGGCTTTTAAAGAGATATTTACAGACAAACGTAGAGCTGAAGTTTCAGGTCAACAGCGCAGTCACAAGAGGCTAGGAAAGGACTGTGCTCCAGGTCCGGATCCCCGCGGGCTACGGACCCCATCGAAAGCCCACTGAAACCAGGGGAAATCTTGCCGTTGGCTTCACTGGGCCCTGGGCAAGGCCCCCTGAGTTTTAGCCTAGCGTTTAGCTAGTCATCCGAAAACCAAACCGAAACGCCGTCTCAACCATATCCCGACACGTTGCTACGTTACATCTGTGGTTAAAGCCTGACAAGTATAAAAAAAGCTACATATAGACAAGAGTATCTATGAAAGATTAGTCAGCATCCATCGCAGGGAGGATTATTCTGCTGTGGACTGATAAACTTCTGTACCACCTACTGTCCTGGGGTAGTTAGAGCAAAGAGGTTAGAAAAATAAGTACAGTATCTGCAATTCTCTAAACTAGAACTTCACGGTTAGTTTTCCTGAGGTATTTGCTTTACCGAACGAACCACGCTGAGAGCGGGCGCAGGGCACGAGCACAGACAGCCAAACGCGTGGAGACATGGGGGGGAACCGAATGGCCGCGGAAGGCCGGAGCAGCCGACAGAGGCGGCGAGCCGCTTTCCCTTGccttcccttgcctttgcagctgTGGGAAAAACCCCAGCTGCCGTCCCAACCTCAAAGGCCAGATGGCGAGAGGCACCGCGCGGGAGCAGGGTTTGCCGGCGCAGCCGCCCAGCGCAGCCGCAGTCACCCGGGCGCAAGCGCCTTCGCTGGCAACATCACATCGGTACCGGTTCCCTGAACACAGAGAGTGACGTGGGCAAAAGCACccggctgcagctgcagccgcAGGACCCCTGGGCTTTCCGCACCTCCAGAAACGCCCCCACAACGAATCGGCTCCCAAACCGGCGCTGCCACCCCGGCAGACATCGGAAATGTCAAACTGCTTCTCACGTCACATTGGGTCTGAACAGGCTTAGCTCTTCTCCATAATTGTCTATTAACCTTGGTTTAGCCATCGCTGTCAGTAATCAATGTGACAGCAATCAAGTGCTGCTGCCCCACAGGCAAGGAAAGCTGCGGGTTGAACCCCGTACTCAGCTTactgcaaactgcagcttttcttcCCCACCCTTAAGCCTTGCACCCCGGCAGCTACCCAGATGTTCAGCATCTCCCAACTACCATCTTAAGAACAACTGGAAATGGCAGGATTATGTCCCTTGATGTAGTAGGCATAAAACAAGGGATGGTTGTTTTTACAAAACTCTTGTTGGCCTATTTTGGATTTTGCGGGGATAGTTTGGAGCAGTTCCCACTTGCCTGAGCTTCACTTCAAACCTAGGCTGTGGGCAAAGAGATGTGAGGGGGTTTCACCCATTTCTagctgttgtttgttttttttttttttaaaaaaaaaaaaggtaattgaGGATAAGAATAAATAGCCTATCTGCTAGAAAAGTAGTAACTAATACTGGTCCAACTCAGCAAGAGTGAGGCAACAACCCAAAAGAGAAGTATCTAGTTGCAAGGTTAAAGCTGtggaggttttgtttgtttttcctttttcttaaagtgacacattaaaaaaaagaacaaatcttCACAGCAAAGATGCATCAAACAACCACTTGCTATACACAGGCTAGTCAAAAAGGATTTGTTCAAACTTTTTCCCTTATGATATTATATTGAtatttaataggaaaataaaatacatcatagactttttgtcatttgtatgcattcatttgcaaattttcttacaaaaaaggACCAAGCACAGAAGTTGGCATTCACAAAGTCTATGCCATTTTTGTGTTAAAATTGGTATCAGCTATACATTATCTTACAGTATTAACATCTATTTGTTtctgtatgtttgtttgttctaCCCATTGGGTAGGATATGTGCATAATATATTCAAGTTATACACAGCAccatacaaagaaagaaaaaaaaacagaagaaaagacagacaaCTCAAAAAGCACCATTTTAAGTGAGGCACACCAAAGGTGGGAGCGAAAGGCCCGACCCAAAGCGCGGCGCAGTCGGCGAGAGCCTCCCTGCCGACTTCGCCAGGCTCTGGCTCGGGCCCTGCAGAGTGCAAGGGGATTCCTATCTGCTCAGACCTGAACATGAGGCACCTTAGTTGCTTACAAACTACTGACATGCAAACCTCCTCAAAATTATACCTAACACATATGTGTATCATTTATTAATAACCCTACCACAGCAGACAGACAAGCACAAACcaaggagggaaagggggaagaaaaaaaggacagctTTGTCATCCACGAGGTCCTACACATACCACCACACTTTTCCGGAAAGCTCACATACCAAACCAtttcaaacagcagcagcagcagcagcagcagcagcagcagcagcagcagcaatataGCAAGGAAATGACAGCGTCGTCTCTGGCAGTTAATCACACGGAGGGCGGCTGTCAGAGGGGAATGGGGAAGTATCTATGTTACgtgtttgtttctctctttatcATTAAGCCAACGTAAAAAGGTTAAACTCTATCAGCATTAAAGCGCTACTAGCAATACCCGGGTTGCTTTTGTTCAGTCAAGAAGTGGAAGGCAGACTAGAGCAAGGCAGAGGTCAAAGCCAGGAGAGTTTGCAGCGCATGTCAGTACAAAGCCAtgcttgctcttccttttgAAAGCTGGAGAAATAAGGTGAGTGGTTTCAAAAAATGGCATTAGTGgctctaaaatacatttaatgtaAAAGATTTGTGATTCTCAAGGAAACGCCAGCAGACTCTATATTTGCGTGTCAGTGGTACTAACTGGTGTGGCAAAGCACTTCATTAAAACCGAGCCATCATCTACGCTTGAAAGAGTTTTTCGGCAAGAGGCAGTGGGGGCCCGATGTTGCCAACGGAGGCTGAACTTAACTGGCATAGCTTCTGCTAATTCCTCAAACAGAGCTGTGCCAACAAAATGGCCTTTTTGCTGGTGTAAGTGTGCCCCAAGGGGCTTTTGCCAGCATAGGCAATGGCAATCAGAGGTTGGTCAAAAGGTAACTTATACTCCTAACAACTCGTAACAAATAAACATTGGAGAGcttttacatataaaaaagTCTTACTAACCAACACTTTCAGCTGGGCCATTCTCAAAAACTTAAATTTCCTAGTGAAACATACAGAATAAAGGAAATTCAGTAAGAGAAATTCAGAGGCTTTGGCAGGGCAACCTCTGTAACTTCAGTATATCTCCTATGAGATACTACATTTCTAAAGGGGCCTCAATAGGTCTTAAACAATTCTGTAGGAGTGCCTCTTTACAgggatttaaaatattttaggttaTTTCAGGAGAGCAGTTACAATTGCACTAGTTGGCAAGCAGGCAACACAATAAGGGGAAAGGCCAGTACATCCAAGCGCATTCTTTATAATGCCTTTAGACTAACGAAAAACCAAAGATGTAATCAAAAGCCAACCTTCACCTGAACCCACTGTTCAAGTGGATCGCTTGGTTCTTAGCATCTGCTAGGTTTGTAATAACATGCTTCTGAGATTTGAAAAGCACATTTCCTTCCTGTACATCAATACATGAGGTCTACATTAGGGTTGTCCCAAAGCACGGATAGTTTTCAAAGCTCAGCCTAAAAAAGAGCTGTTGGATGGAAGATGCACTAGGTCACTGGTAAAAATTTGCACAGCACAAAACTCCTGAACTGATAAAAACAGGGCAAGACACCTGCAGGAGCAAAAGCCAAATCCTCCTCATACCTTCATCTGTTTGGCAAATGACCTGTCATGTTCCCAAGAGCACAACCTATAGCCACTAAATAGCTAATTTATGAATAACCAAGAGACAAGATACAGGCATATGTTTGCATGCAGgcatgtatacatacatgtgcACATAGACATGACTCAATGGTAATGACCGAAGAGAGCTTGGGGACAATcctaaatatctaaatatttccaaaaataccGGCAAGTGTGTTGTTTATCCTtgaaaaattttgcaaagaaCAATTTTGGAACAGCTATTTTCACCAGCAGTACAACTCGCTTTTTCTTTGCCAGTGAAGCCAGGTTACTTTAATTACTGAAAGTGTTCAGAGCTCAGAGTCAGAGACAGGTTAGTAATCAATCTTCcctaaaacattcaaaaattcCTAACAATCAGGGTGTCAGTTTTAAGGTTCAACATCTCACTACCTGGCAGGGTTAGAAATGAAGGTTTCAGACAGCACGGTTCCAGAAAGCCTACATGCCAGATTCTTCAACAGGACAAAGCCATTTCCCCTACACCAAGGAAAGTGCATTACTTCAGGAACAGTGTAACTTCACGCCCTGCTCTTCCCTGAAACCACattctcaggaaaagaaatctcagtgGTGCCTTGTTTAACGTAACACAAAAACTCAGAAGTTGGGGATATCACAAGCAGCTTTTAGCTGGGACAACTTGGTGAGAGAAGTGGGGTCAGGCAgtaaaaagagtaaaatgagCACAATTTGACCCATGGTTCCAGTGGATCCCACgtctgcaggaagaaaaatcccTTCATCCCAAGCTATCAAGACTTTGGACACAGGGCATGTGTCTGAATTTTCATACTtgcaagaaaaaacatgctGTAATAAATTCACATCAGCCTGAAGCTGTATTAAGTGCTGTGTTCATCAATGACAAGACTAGGAGCAGTTTAAAGAAGTCCTCCCTGACTAACCCTCTTACCACACTGCAGTATCGTGTGTCCTCCATGTGCTACACACACTACAGAGAAGTGATCTTATCACTGCTCAGTTGAATACGACTAGATTTCCTAGCCCTTATTCGTATCTTAGAAGAAGGTGCTTCATATACAAAGAGCCTAATTGTACAGCGTTTAGACAAACCCAACCACAGTCAGGCTGAAAGCACACCCAGGATTAGAGTTAAGTGCTAAGTACTCCATTaggaaagcaggagggaaaCCTCTCTTCTACGGCTAAAAACTCTTCTCTAGCCCTAGAAGATTATAGGACAAGACACTGAAGAAGGGGGGTATCTATGAGCAGAAAGTGACCCATGTCAAGTAACTTATGGAAAAAGGATCTTTTGTGGTAGATAAAACAGAGGGCATCACGCCTTATTTCTTAAAGGTACATTTTAAAAACGTTTTTTAGCTTGAAAATTGCTGAAATGGTGACAGCACTGGACTGAGTCTAGGGAGGATGCATTATTGGGCAAACATTGGGAGAAGCAACCAGAATTCAGGCTAACAGGATTCATTACACAGAAAACTCCACACCTGTTATATAGTTTTTGCTCATGATACATCTAAAACAAACCACCTGTATGGAGGTATCACCCATATGATTAACTCTACAATATTTAGAGAAATCTTTAATAATTTACAAAGCTGCATTTGAGTGGCTGTGGAACACAGTTTATTAACcctggatattttaaaaagggaattttccagaaatacttcATAGAATTACCCGACTTAAGAGAATACCAATTTTTAAGCCTGTACAGATTGTCAGTGATATCTATTTAATTTTGATATTCCTTCTTTTAGCCTTTTCTGTCCTGTTAGCAAGTATGTTCTCTCtcaacaacataaaaaaaaagaagagaacacAGGCTTTTGTAATGGTAATTGCTGACAGCATTCCTATCAGAGATCACTAATGTTCGTTAGAAAATACCATGTTTACTGCCGTAACAGCTGACCCCATCCAAATGAATGGACTGCAAACTCCCTTACAGCAAGCAACAGATGACTGTGCTTTCCAAGCAGACAGGTGTAACAGTTGCCCATTAGCTTGGGAGAGCAGAATCAGAGGAGAGGGTGCAGATGTAGGAAGAATCGCAACCATTCTGTGAGCAAATAcagtactatttttaaaaggtctttAAACAAAACTTTCCTACAGAACTGATAAAATGGATTAgtttttctgtacagtttttAACACTCAGTCAGGGCAAATTAAGAGACAACTCTGTGCATGCATCATACCCAACAAGGTTAATGGGATGCATGCAAACTCACTGACACACAGAGGTGGCAAAGGGCTATCTTTAGAGAAAGCATACTCCCAAGAGGTACTCTGAAGGTAAGTTCAAGGCTCACTCCTGTGATATCTGTACATGGGAAAAAATTAGTATTCAACTAGTCTAGTGCCAGGGCCTAGTCCAGGTGTGCTCTGACAACATGATGACTGAGTTCCAGTTGTTCTTTGCTCTAAAGGCCTCCAAGCTGAATAATCCATATTCAGGCAACAGCAAAATATCTGCATAGGCACACGCATTGTCTGACTAAAGGCTCACTTCTAAAGGACAGCAGAGTCACTGAAGACCAAAAAGCAACATCTCATAGGTTGTCTGCAAAAATCTAATTTGATTCAAAACTTCTGCTCCCAGGAACTGGATGTAACGAGAGCCCTAGCTGACAGACAGCCACCTAGTCCTCTCCTAAACTTCTGCCCTGTGGGTCTGAGTGGAAAAAAGTAAGCAAATCCAGTCATATAATCTCTAACCTTTCCCTTCAAATATTACATAAATTAACGGGCAGCTCTACTCTGCATTATCATGGTGATTCAGACCAGGTAACAATTACAGTGACAAACAGGGCTGCACATTCAGTCTAACAGTTattcaaatgttttctaatttaaaataagaccAAATTAGCTTCTGAAGGAAATAATATACACTGAGACCCAGAAAacacacccacccacccacagacagacagacacacacacacacacacacacacacacacacacacacatacacacatacacacacacacactgttttgGCATTAAAACTCTGCATAGATCAAGGATTCAGTTCAGTTATCAGAGCCACCAGTGCACAGAAGCCAAGCGGAAACCCAACCTCCGGCGAGCGGGACAGGTGCTACGGTACAGCGCTCCTCTGCGGCACCCACCCACTGCTTTCATTAACCAAGCACAAGGCTTACGAATatagaaaaagtgaaagatcTTTAAGTGAAAAATCCCTCTCTCTAACACACTCActcagacagacagacacacacacacacacacacatatattagAAACTATTCAAACTAAGACTCTAAAGGTTTTAAGTCCATTTCCGAAATGCATTTTAAGTGCAAGTTGTGCTTTTTCATGTGCTTGTGATGCCACTATCACCATTTTTCAACTGTCTTCCAGTGCTGCACTTGCTTCCACACAAAACTAGccaaggaagaaataaataccCTACATGCCATTTTACAGGTAGGTAAAATCTTCCAACTACTTTTAAGACCAATGTGACAAAACTAGGGCTTACATCCACTTAGTTAATACATAGTAATCTTTACCATGGGCATAGTCCTGCTGGCATCAATGGGATGGTGTGCACGGAGGAGGGCCCATAGCAAAATGCCAATGGTTTGCTGTGAGATTAACTGATGCTCCCAAGTCACCTCCCGAGAGGCTGCAGAAGCCAGCACTGCTTTCGCTGGCGCACCCAGTACTGCTGCAGAAACTGCACGGGGGTTATGACTACAAAAGTCCATTCACTTCAACACGACAGATCTCCAGGGCTGAACTGCAGTATCTAAAAGACGAAATGGGGAGTGAAAAGCACAACAgtctcaaatattttaacagcattGCAGGGGAAAAGAATCCCACCTTGCATTTTTAAACCATTTATTGCATAATGCCATGATATGTGACTAAATACATTTCAGACTACAGTGAGGACAGAAACTTCTAAAACCTTAAGTACTGATAATACTGcattatgaaaaggaaaagaatggcAGCACTTAGTTAGAATCAATATAAATTAGCACATCTGGgatttcattttgccttttatgAAACAAATAGTCTAAACCGCATAATAGCTAAACCCTAATTGATGGAAAATGCTGGGATTTCATATTTGTCTCCTGCCAGCCAGAAGTATCCAAGACACTTTTTGATGCACTGTTATTTGAATGCAAATTATTGCAAAGACAAGTTAAATGtccttgtttttcttgatttgtGTAAGTCAAGAGATGTCAGGCTAAATCCTGTCCCCTTTCTCTAGCAACctcgggggggagggggagggtaAACTCCTCCAGATTACTTCTGGGGCTCAATCATTATTCCACAGGTGAAAAGACAACATATAGAAGAACTTCACATAAAACAGTTCcctcatatatatttttttaaacattaagaTAGtgcaacttttaaaaacacatttatcaCAACACAAATTAATTCCTTGCATTCATCTAAGTTCTCAACTTTATACCTTGGCACACAAacaggaattttgttttatattaaaaaaatccacaccctaggagaaaagaaaagcaaactggCCAATTCTTCCCCCATTTATCTAGTAAaaccttcttcttctttctgccATTCAGTGAGTATAAAACAGGCTGTACAAGCCTCATTTCTGTGCTAAGTTTACTTTTAGaattaaataattgaaatagtttattaaaaaaaaataatatatatccCCCTCTCCCCTGAAACACTGCTCGTAGACAAACTGAATGGAAGTTTGTATTTCTCTCTATCTGATTTGCATCATGCAATTCCCCTGAAAGGAATCAGAAACAAAGAACTGTTTTGCACGTTTGGTTTTACTAAGTTGTACCACGTGAAACGTAACAACACTGTGCACCGGAGCGTGGGGGATTTTCTCTGCCGCCCTGCTCGAATCTCTCGTCTTCAGTTCGAATGCACCTGGGAGAGGAACTTAGACCAGGtttcctgctttcctgtctTGGCCTTTGTTAGGGACTATTGTGCTCTCTGAATTGTTCTGCTGAAACTGAAGTCTGCTCCCCCTCTGTGAGGAAGGAGGCGCATTGCTGTGCTGGTGGTGGAAAAAAGAGGAGCCCGGGTAATGCCCCATGACCTCGCTGTACGTCGGAGGTGGTCCTTCCATCCTTCCATTACTGCTATAGTTGGTTGCACTTATGCCCGAATTGCTGCTTGGTGGGCAGGGGCCCCCATTGTACATTGAAATGTCTATCAAGTCGCTATCAAAAATGGTTCGGTTGGGCGGTGCCCTGACGGACTCCCGATTGAGCTCCATCTGCTGTTCTGGGTCCCGGAGCTGCAGCGTGCACGGGCCTTGGTACGGCGGCGGCTCTTCCCCATCAGAGAGGGAGAT
It encodes the following:
- the LDLRAD4 gene encoding low-density lipoprotein receptor class A domain-containing protein 4 isoform X3 is translated as MSSEQLNSTAVKDARLKDLLLERAELEFVQIIIIIVVITVMVVVIICLLNHYKLSTRSFINRQSQSRRQEETLQTEGCLWPSESSVSRQGASEIMYAPRSRDRFTTPSFMQRDRFSRFQPTYPYMQHEIDLPPTISLSDGEEPPPYQGPCTLQLRDPEQQMELNRESVRAPPNRTIFDSDLIDISMYNGGPCPPSSNSGISATNYSSNGRMEGPPPTYSEVMGHYPGSSFFHHQHSNAPPSSQRGSRLQFQQNNSESTIVPNKGQDRKAGNLV
- the LDLRAD4 gene encoding low-density lipoprotein receptor class A domain-containing protein 4 isoform X5, with the translated sequence MVVVIICLLNHYKLSTRSFINRQSQSRRQEETLQTEGCLWPSESSVSRQGASEIMYAPRSRDRFTTPSFMQRDRFSRFQPTYPYMQHEIDLPPTISLSDGEEPPPYQGPCTLQLRDPEQQMELNRESVRAPPNRTIFDSDLIDISMYNGGPCPPSSNSGISATNYSSNGRMEGPPPTYSEVMGHYPGSSFFHHQHSNAPPSSQRGSRLQFQQNNSESTIVPNKGQDRKAGNLV
- the LDLRAD4 gene encoding low-density lipoprotein receptor class A domain-containing protein 4 isoform X4; this translates as MSSEQLNSTAVKDARLKDLLLERAELEFVQIIIIIVVITVMVVVIICLLNHYKLSTRSFINRQSQSRRQEETLQTIMYAPRSRDRFTTPSFMQRDRFSRFQPTYPYMQHEIDLPPTISLSDGEEPPPYQGPCTLQLRDPEQQMELNRESVRAPPNRTIFDSDLIDISMYNGGPCPPSSNSGISATNYSSNGRMEGPPPTYSEVMGHYPGSSFFHHQHSNAPPSSQRGSRLQFQQNNSESTIVPNKGQDRKAGNLV